The following is a genomic window from Synechococcus sp. JA-2-3B'a(2-13).
ATCCCTTCGTCAATCCCCCCATTTACTCTGCCATCGCCTTATTCAGCTTTTTTGCTGTTATCTTTGGCATCATTTTCAAGGACAATTTGGAATACCAGGTGGCCCTTTGGCAGCTCAACCGGGATAGCCAAGCGCAAATTCGCTACCGCACTCCTGGGGTGATCCTCACCTACAGTCTCTGCTGCCTGTTTACCTCTGGGTTTGTGGCCGCGTGTCTGAACGTGTTTGGCCTGTCTATGGCCTTGGCCGCCTGCGTCGGTGGGATCCTAGTGTTGAGCACGGCAGGCTTGGTGTGGTGGCAGTTGGGATCCCTGATGGCTCTGTTGGCTGCCGGTGGATCCCAGGCCATCGATATTGACTCTTACGGAGCAGGGGCCATTTTGGATTCTGAGGCGGCAGCACCCCCCGAGGGAGAATAGGATCTTGGAGTAGTCTTACCCCATGCCCTGGTCTAGCTGGATCAGCTGGATCCAGAAGAGCGTGCCTACAGAGTAGAGAAAGCTTAAGAAGTTTCTGGCCAACTTGTTAAAACGAGAGAACAAGTGCCAGCTCAGCTTTTGAAAAACGCCTCTTTCTGTAAAAAATTACAAATCATAGTCATTCCAAACTAGGTTGTGTTGATCTTTCATTTGAGCCAAAAGAGAGCACTGACGAGATAGAGAAAACTCAAGAAGTTCCTGGCCAATTTGTCAAAACGAGAAAATAGATGCCGGTACTGCTTTAACTTATGAAAAAAGCATTCGATTAAATGCCTCTCTTTATACAGATGCTTGTCATAATGCCGCTGCGTCTTTCTATTCCTTTTAGGCGGAATAACCGCTTGAGCTTCCCCTATCTTCTCAATCAACTTATCCGCATCATATCCTTTATCCCCAATTACTTTGGTATCCTTTCTCTGCCAGCCCTCTATCAATTCTTCCCCTTGAGTAATATCGCTCTTTTCTCCGCCAGTTATTCTCAATTCCAGCGGATTTCCCAACCCATCTACACTCACATGAATCTTGGTGCTGTATCCGCCTCGGCTTCTCCCCAAAGCTTGCTCCCCTTTTTTCCGGCAGCACAGGAGTGCGCTCGAACCATGGTTGAATCAATAATGAGATGCTCTAAATCAGGGTCGTCAATAAAATACTTGAACATCCGTTCCCACACTCCAAAACGACTCCACCGGTGGAATCTTTGATAGATGGTGTACCATTTGCCATATCCTTCTGGGAGGTAGCGCCAAGGAGCACCGGAACGGGCTATCCAAAGAACTGCTTCAATAAACTGCTTGCAGTTTGCTTCTTTCCCAATGTTAACTCTCTCTTCTGTCTGTAAAAAAGCCAATATCTTCTGCCATTTGTTTTCATCTAAAAAAACCAACTTCATCCTCTTTCCTCTATAAATTATTCCCTCTATCCTAACATAAGATCAACACGACCTACGGGGGTGAGGCTGGATTCCATTACGTGATCGAGCTGCTCTGGGATGCCTGTAGCGGCTTGCTGG
Proteins encoded in this region:
- a CDS encoding IS5-like element ISSoc13 family transposase (programmed frameshift), which translates into the protein MKLVFLDENKWQKILAFLQTEERVNIGKEANCKQFIEAVLWIARSGAPWRYLPEGYGKWYTIYQRFHRWSRFGVWERMFKYFIDDPDLEHLIIDSTMVRAHSCAAGKKGEQALGRSRGGYSTKIHVSVDGLGNPLELRITGGEKSDITQGEELIEGWQRKDTKVIGDKGYDADKLIEKIGEAQAVIPPKRNRKTQRHYDKHLYKERHLIECFFHKLKQYRHLFSRFDKLARNFLSFLYLVSALFWLK